The proteins below are encoded in one region of Micromonospora yangpuensis:
- a CDS encoding ABC transporter ATP-binding protein yields MPPAIPHPEPGTPDTSGPLRYIWWLVRCQPLRVLRGSVFGTAWMAGLALRPYLISRAIDDGLRAGDHRALLGWATAILLAGFGLAWLGILRHRTMTFVREDASARSAEVLLRQLARLGAVLPRRLAAGDVATVSGYDVTRTSQVLTLTGPGVGAVLTYVLVAVLLWSIDPLLAMLVLLGVPVIAVALGPLLRRLERVESTYRQQQGELTTRADDIVAGLRVLAGVGGRHLFARRYADRSQRLRAEGYRVGTARSRIEAVTPVLPGLLLAAVVWLAARMAIDGSITVGELVAVYGYVAVLIVPVWFLLEGSYQLIQGRVAARRIVRLLRLTPDPATAGRRPGVAAPRRPAELADPATGLVVRPGQVLGVAADDPAQAEALADRLGRYVASDVTWGGVPLAAVALDEVRARILVAEPDAYLFAGTLRQVLRGRTTSDDPAIHAALHAASARDVVDSQPGGLDSPVDARGRTLSGGQRQRVRLTRALLAEPEVLILVDPTSAVDAHTEARVARRLRQARLGRTTIVLATSPLLLGHADSVGYLRDGRIVDTGSHAELIERNPGYRALVARDSDSDPTGSPDPLPGASGTSGPTGTAAGAGWLR; encoded by the coding sequence ATGCCCCCCGCCATCCCGCACCCCGAGCCGGGCACGCCGGACACCTCGGGTCCGCTGCGCTACATCTGGTGGCTGGTCCGGTGCCAGCCGTTGCGGGTGCTGCGCGGCAGCGTGTTCGGGACGGCCTGGATGGCCGGACTGGCCCTGCGGCCGTACCTCATCTCCCGGGCCATCGACGACGGGCTCCGCGCGGGCGACCACCGGGCGTTGCTCGGCTGGGCGACCGCGATCCTGCTGGCCGGGTTCGGGCTGGCCTGGCTGGGCATCCTCCGGCACCGCACGATGACCTTCGTCCGGGAGGACGCCAGCGCCCGCTCCGCCGAGGTGCTGCTGCGTCAGCTCGCCCGGCTCGGCGCGGTCCTGCCCCGCCGGCTGGCCGCCGGTGACGTGGCCACGGTCAGCGGTTACGACGTGACGCGTACCTCGCAGGTGTTGACGTTGACCGGGCCCGGTGTGGGTGCCGTGCTGACGTACGTGCTGGTCGCCGTCCTGCTCTGGTCGATCGATCCGCTACTCGCGATGCTGGTGCTGCTCGGGGTGCCGGTGATCGCGGTGGCCCTCGGGCCGCTGCTGCGGCGGCTGGAGCGGGTGGAGTCGACGTACCGGCAGCAGCAGGGTGAGCTGACCACCCGGGCCGACGACATCGTCGCCGGGCTGCGGGTGCTCGCCGGGGTCGGCGGCCGGCACCTGTTCGCCCGCCGGTACGCCGACCGTTCCCAGCGGCTGCGCGCCGAGGGGTACCGGGTGGGCACGGCCCGCAGCCGGATCGAGGCGGTGACGCCCGTGCTGCCGGGGTTGTTGCTGGCGGCGGTGGTCTGGCTGGCCGCGCGGATGGCGATCGACGGCTCAATCACCGTCGGTGAACTGGTCGCCGTGTACGGGTACGTGGCGGTGCTCATCGTGCCGGTCTGGTTCCTGCTGGAGGGCAGCTACCAGCTCATCCAGGGTCGGGTCGCCGCCCGCCGGATCGTCCGGCTGCTCCGGCTGACCCCCGACCCGGCCACCGCCGGGCGCCGGCCGGGCGTGGCGGCGCCGCGGCGGCCCGCCGAGTTGGCCGACCCGGCGACCGGGCTGGTGGTACGCCCAGGTCAGGTGCTCGGTGTCGCCGCCGACGACCCGGCCCAGGCCGAGGCGCTGGCCGACCGGCTCGGCCGGTACGTCGCCAGCGACGTGACCTGGGGCGGCGTGCCGTTGGCCGCCGTCGCACTCGACGAGGTACGGGCCCGGATCCTGGTCGCCGAGCCCGACGCGTACCTCTTCGCCGGCACGCTGCGGCAGGTGCTGCGCGGCCGGACGACCAGCGACGACCCGGCGATCCACGCGGCGCTGCACGCCGCGTCGGCCCGGGACGTGGTCGACTCGCAACCCGGCGGGCTGGACTCCCCGGTCGACGCCCGGGGCCGCACCCTCTCCGGTGGCCAACGACAACGGGTACGCCTGACCCGGGCCCTGCTCGCCGAGCCGGAGGTGCTGATCCTGGTCGATCCCACCTCGGCGGTGGACGCGCACACCGAGGCGCGGGTGGCCCGGCGGCTGCGCCAGGCCCGCCTCGGCCGGACCACGATCGTGCTGGCCACCTCACCGCTGCTGCTGGGGCACGCCGACTCGGTCGGGTACCTGCGGGACGGCCGGATCGTCGACACCGGCAGCCACGCCGAGCTGATCGAGCGGAATCCGGGCTACCGCGCCCTGGTCGCCCGCGACAGCGACAGCGACCCCACCGGTTCGCCCGACCCGCTCCCTGGTGCCAGCGGAACGTCCGGCCCCACCGGAACGGCTGCCGGGGCGGGGTGGCTGCGGTGA
- a CDS encoding carbohydrate-binding module family 20 domain-containing protein, whose product MRTIRPKAAAAAAALAATLLAATLSTVAAAPPATAAVQANGDSIVHLFQWRWSSVAQECETNLGPNGWGGVQVSPPQEHVVLPSSEGATYPWWQDYQPVSYRVEQTRRGTRAEFVDMVQRCRAQGVKIYVDMVLNHMTGTGSAGSGPGSAGTVYSKYDYPNLFNDGSGDRYGYADFGPCYRTISNWGNKAEVQDCELLALADLNTADPEVRRKIAKYMNSVIDLGVAGFRVDAAKHVQESHLGDIISRLKDVPVFGGKPDLFHEVYGDGTVPYTAYAPYGAVTNFDYQRSVASAFRDGNIAQFANMPNYGGLTSSQAIVFVDNHDTQRETPTLTYKNGARYYLADAFMMAHPYGRPQLMSSYAFGSVKAQGPPSSSNGTTNATNCNGSDWICEHRNEQVAGMPSFRNAVAGTAIGNVVTDGNGRLGFARGNRGYAAFNATGSAWNRSFTTNLPDGTYCNVARGTFNRGTKACTGGVITVNAGSFTTSIPADRGVALHVDARTDGTTPNPTAPPTPTPTATPTTGPTPTVPAGATRFTVTAQTNWGQEVYVVGSIPQLGNWNPAGGVKLSTTSGSYPTWTGSVDLPAGTSFEWKLVKIGNGATQWENGANRTGTAGSPLTATWR is encoded by the coding sequence ATGCGAACCATCCGACCGAAGGCCGCCGCAGCGGCCGCCGCCCTGGCCGCCACGCTACTGGCGGCCACCCTGAGCACCGTCGCCGCCGCGCCCCCGGCCACCGCCGCCGTGCAGGCCAACGGCGACTCCATCGTGCACCTGTTCCAGTGGCGGTGGAGCTCGGTGGCGCAGGAGTGCGAGACCAACCTCGGCCCCAACGGCTGGGGTGGCGTGCAGGTCTCCCCGCCCCAGGAGCACGTCGTCCTGCCCAGCTCCGAGGGTGCCACCTACCCCTGGTGGCAGGACTACCAGCCGGTGTCGTACCGGGTGGAGCAGACCCGGCGCGGCACCCGCGCCGAGTTCGTCGACATGGTGCAACGCTGCCGGGCCCAGGGCGTCAAGATCTATGTGGACATGGTGCTCAACCACATGACCGGCACCGGCTCGGCCGGCAGCGGGCCGGGCAGCGCCGGCACCGTCTACAGCAAGTACGACTACCCGAACCTGTTCAACGACGGCTCCGGTGACCGCTACGGCTACGCCGACTTCGGGCCGTGCTACCGCACCATCAGCAACTGGGGCAACAAGGCCGAGGTGCAGGACTGCGAACTGCTCGCGCTGGCCGACCTGAACACCGCCGACCCCGAGGTCCGACGCAAGATCGCCAAGTACATGAACTCGGTGATCGACCTCGGGGTGGCCGGCTTCCGGGTGGACGCGGCCAAGCACGTCCAGGAGTCGCACCTGGGCGACATCATCAGCCGGCTCAAGGACGTACCGGTCTTCGGCGGCAAGCCGGACCTGTTCCACGAGGTGTACGGCGACGGCACCGTCCCGTACACCGCGTACGCCCCGTACGGCGCGGTGACCAACTTCGACTACCAGCGCTCGGTGGCCTCGGCCTTCCGGGACGGCAACATCGCCCAGTTTGCCAACATGCCCAACTACGGCGGGCTCACCTCCAGCCAGGCGATCGTGTTCGTGGACAACCACGACACCCAGCGGGAGACCCCCACCCTGACCTACAAGAACGGCGCCCGCTACTACCTGGCCGACGCGTTCATGATGGCCCACCCGTACGGCCGACCGCAGCTGATGTCCAGCTACGCGTTCGGCTCGGTCAAGGCGCAGGGGCCGCCGAGCAGCAGCAACGGCACCACCAACGCGACCAACTGCAACGGCTCGGACTGGATCTGCGAGCACCGCAACGAGCAGGTCGCCGGGATGCCCAGCTTCCGCAACGCCGTGGCCGGCACCGCCATCGGCAACGTGGTCACCGACGGCAACGGCCGGCTGGGCTTCGCCCGGGGCAACCGGGGGTACGCGGCCTTCAACGCCACCGGCAGCGCGTGGAACCGGTCGTTCACCACCAACCTGCCCGACGGCACGTACTGCAACGTGGCCCGGGGCACCTTCAACCGGGGAACGAAGGCCTGCACCGGTGGCGTGATCACGGTCAACGCGGGCAGCTTCACCACCAGCATCCCGGCCGACCGGGGGGTGGCGCTGCACGTGGACGCCCGTACCGACGGCACGACCCCGAACCCGACGGCGCCCCCCACGCCGACGCCGACCGCCACCCCGACGACCGGCCCCACCCCGACCGTCCCGGCCGGCGCGACCCGCTTCACCGTGACCGCGCAGACCAACTGGGGCCAGGAGGTGTACGTCGTCGGCTCGATCCCGCAGCTGGGCAACTGGAACCCGGCGGGCGGGGTCAAGCTGAGCACCACCTCGGGCAGCTACCCGACCTGGACCGGCTCGGTCGACCTGCCCGCCGGCACCTCCTTCGAGTGGAAGCTGGTCAAGATCGGCAACGGCGCCACCCAGTGGGAGAACGGGGCGAACCGGACCGGCACCGCCGGCTCCCCCCTAACCGCCACCTGGCGCTAA
- a CDS encoding LLM class F420-dependent oxidoreductase has product MELRIFTEPQQGASYDQLLTVARCAEDAGYAAFFRSDHYLKMGTVSGDPGPTDAWTTLAGLARDTRQIRLGTLMSAATFRLPGPLAITVAQVDAMSGGRVELGIGTGWYAEEHSAYGIPFPPLGERFDRLEEQLAVITGLWSTPAGQTFDHDGRYYPVSGSPALPKPVQQPRPPILLGGMGPRRTPRLAARYADEFNLPFVSVEDTTAQFGRVREACAAIGRDADELTYSNALVLCCGRTEDEIRRRAAAIGRDADELRANGLAGTPAEVVDTIGRYAAAGSQRIYLQILDLTDLDHLDLVATTVLPQV; this is encoded by the coding sequence ATGGAACTTCGGATCTTCACGGAACCCCAGCAGGGGGCCAGCTACGACCAGCTGCTCACGGTGGCCCGCTGCGCCGAGGACGCCGGCTACGCCGCCTTCTTCCGCTCCGACCACTACCTGAAAATGGGTACGGTGAGCGGCGACCCCGGCCCCACCGACGCCTGGACGACCCTGGCCGGGCTGGCCCGCGACACCCGACAGATCCGGCTCGGCACCCTGATGAGCGCGGCCACCTTCCGGCTGCCCGGCCCACTGGCCATCACCGTCGCCCAGGTCGACGCGATGAGCGGCGGCCGGGTCGAGCTGGGCATCGGCACCGGCTGGTACGCCGAGGAACACAGCGCCTACGGCATCCCGTTCCCGCCGCTCGGCGAACGCTTCGACCGGCTGGAGGAACAACTCGCCGTCATCACCGGACTCTGGTCCACCCCGGCCGGCCAGACCTTCGACCACGACGGCCGGTACTACCCGGTCAGCGGCTCACCGGCGCTGCCCAAGCCGGTCCAGCAACCCCGACCGCCGATCCTGCTCGGCGGCATGGGCCCCCGGCGCACCCCCCGGCTGGCCGCCCGCTACGCCGACGAGTTCAACCTGCCGTTCGTCTCCGTCGAGGACACCACCGCCCAGTTCGGCCGGGTCCGCGAGGCCTGCGCCGCGATCGGCCGCGACGCCGACGAACTCACCTACTCCAACGCGCTGGTGCTCTGCTGCGGGCGTACCGAGGACGAGATCCGACGCCGGGCCGCCGCCATCGGCCGCGACGCCGACGAGCTGCGCGCCAACGGCCTGGCCGGCACCCCCGCCGAGGTCGTCGACACCATCGGCCGGTACGCCGCCGCCGGCAGCCAGCGGATCTACCTGCAGATCCTCGACCTCACCGACCTGGACCACCTGGACCTGGTAGCCACCACCGTCCTCCCCCAGGTGTAA
- a CDS encoding ABC transporter ATP-binding protein, with the protein MLAGDRWAVAGVLALHAASALAGLATPWLLGLIVDAVTGGGSGAVGVVDRLALAIAGCVLAQGLFTRYAEYAGHRFGERAVARLREDFVSRMLALPVSVVERAGTGDLATRSSVDVSTVGTMLREVVPVVVICSTQLVLLFTAVFLLDPLLGLAALTGLPPVYLVTRWYLRRASPAYLAEGAASAELTEALTTTAEGARTVEALRLTDERIRSGTTRVAGVWQARRATLALRSVFFPVVESSYAVPITVVLLAGGWFLARQTVTLGEVVAAALYLQRAIEPLDRLLQWMEQAQRGLASFARVLGVGQVPPEPRGGAATPDDRRLVLRDVRFHYGDGHEVLHGVDLTVGPGERLAVVGPSGAGKSTLARLLAGIDAPQQGVVRLGGVEVTDLDPAQRRRRIALVTQEHHVFLGSLRDNLVFAAPDATDDQLRAALVAVGADWYADLPDGLDTPLGDGVRTLAAADAQQLALARIVLADPDILILDEATAALDPSTARRTERALAAVLAGRAVIAIAHRLNTAHDADRVAVLSDGRITEIGAHDELVAAGGAYAALWHSWHGS; encoded by the coding sequence ATGCTCGCCGGTGACCGGTGGGCGGTCGCCGGGGTCCTGGCGCTGCACGCCGCCAGTGCGCTGGCCGGGCTGGCCACGCCGTGGCTGCTCGGCCTGATCGTCGACGCGGTCACCGGCGGCGGCAGCGGTGCGGTCGGCGTCGTGGACCGGCTGGCGCTGGCCATCGCCGGGTGCGTACTGGCCCAGGGGCTGTTCACCAGGTACGCCGAGTACGCCGGGCACCGGTTCGGTGAGCGGGCGGTCGCCCGGCTGCGCGAGGACTTCGTCTCCCGGATGCTCGCCCTGCCGGTCTCCGTGGTGGAGCGTGCCGGCACCGGTGACCTGGCCACCCGCAGCTCGGTCGACGTCTCCACGGTCGGCACGATGCTGCGCGAGGTGGTGCCGGTCGTCGTCATCTGCAGCACCCAGCTGGTGCTGCTCTTCACGGCGGTGTTCCTGCTGGACCCGCTGCTCGGGCTGGCCGCGTTGACCGGGCTGCCCCCGGTCTACCTGGTGACCCGCTGGTACCTGCGCCGGGCCAGCCCGGCGTACCTGGCCGAGGGCGCGGCGAGCGCGGAGCTGACCGAGGCGCTGACCACGACCGCCGAGGGCGCGCGGACCGTGGAGGCGCTGCGGCTGACCGACGAGCGGATCCGCTCCGGCACCACCCGCGTCGCCGGGGTGTGGCAGGCCCGCCGGGCCACCCTGGCCCTGCGGTCGGTCTTCTTCCCGGTGGTGGAGAGCAGCTACGCGGTGCCGATCACCGTGGTGCTGCTGGCCGGTGGCTGGTTCCTGGCCCGGCAGACGGTCACCCTCGGCGAGGTGGTCGCCGCCGCGCTCTACCTGCAACGGGCGATCGAACCGCTGGACCGGCTGTTGCAGTGGATGGAGCAGGCCCAGCGTGGCCTCGCCTCGTTCGCCCGGGTACTCGGCGTCGGACAGGTGCCGCCGGAGCCACGCGGCGGCGCGGCCACCCCGGACGACCGGCGGTTGGTCCTGCGCGACGTGCGGTTCCACTACGGCGACGGCCACGAGGTGCTGCACGGCGTCGACCTGACCGTCGGCCCCGGTGAACGGTTGGCTGTCGTCGGCCCGTCCGGAGCCGGCAAGTCCACCCTGGCCCGGCTGCTCGCCGGCATCGACGCCCCGCAGCAGGGTGTGGTGCGCCTGGGCGGCGTCGAGGTCACCGACCTGGACCCGGCGCAGCGACGACGCCGGATCGCCCTGGTCACCCAGGAACACCACGTCTTCCTCGGCTCGCTCCGCGACAACCTGGTGTTCGCCGCACCGGACGCCACCGACGACCAGTTGCGCGCCGCGCTGGTCGCGGTCGGTGCCGACTGGTACGCCGACCTGCCCGACGGCCTCGACACACCGCTGGGCGACGGGGTGCGGACCCTCGCCGCCGCCGACGCCCAGCAGCTGGCGCTGGCCCGCATCGTCCTGGCCGACCCGGACATCCTGATCCTGGACGAGGCGACCGCCGCGCTGGACCCGAGCACCGCCCGGCGTACCGAACGGGCCCTCGCGGCGGTGCTGGCCGGCCGGGCCGTCATCGCCATCGCGCACCGGCTCAACACCGCACACGACGCCGACCGGGTCGCGGTGCTCAGCGACGGCCGGATCACCGAGATCGGCGCGCACGACGAGCTGGTCGCCGCCGGTGGCGCGTACGCCGCGCTCTGGCACTCCTGGCACGGCTCCTGA